The genomic stretch TGGAATCTGGGTGACGGTGGTCATCATCATTTTCGTCATAGGGTCGATTTTCGGGTTGCGCGTGAGCCCCCGAGAAAAAGCCTTGGGCCTGATGCGTGATAAAGCCCGTAAAATGGGTTTGCATCCACGTCTGGTGGTGGCACCGGACTGGACCAAAATCCCGAAGGCGACTGAAAGTCGTGCCAGTATGGTCGCATACTACAGTGTGCTGATGCCAGATGCACGTTTGCCCTTGATGCGCGCCCGTGTTGTCGATAATAAACTCGAAATCGTGCAGGGTGATGAGAAATTTAAAGATTTTCCCATTGCATTAAAAGGCATTTATGCTATTGATATGCAGGCCAACTGTGTCGGCATGTACTGGGATGAAGAAGCTGATTTAAGAGCGACCCAACTCGACGACATCAAAGCACTGTTACACGCTTTGGCTGAACTTTAATTTAGAAATAAACAGGATTAACGGTTAATTATGGCGAACGCTCCTCGGTCCACATCAAAAAGCAGCACAGCGAAGTCTCCCGACGCTGGAAGCAAGCGTGCCCTAGTGATTGTGGAGTCGCCTGCAAAAGCGAAAACAATCAATAAGTACCTTGGTCCGAACTACATCGTAAAATCATCGGTGGGTCATGTGCGTGACTTACCGACTGGCGGTTCTGCAAAATCGACAGAGAAAAAACCAGCGACACGTACCAAACTGACGGATGCAGAAAAAGCTGAAAAATCACAGAATGCGTTGATTAACCGCATGGGTGTCGATCCGGAACATGACTGGAAAGCCAAATACGAAGTCCTTCCTGGCAAAGAACATGTGGTTGCCGAACTGAAAAAACTGGCATCGCAAGTCGATGAAGTCTATCTGGCAACGGATATGGACAGGGAAGGAGAGGCGATTGCCTGGCATTTAAAAGAAGTCATCGGCGGTGATGATTCGCGTTATCAGCGTGTGGTCTTTAATGAAATTACCAAAAATGCGATTCAGGATGCCTTTAAGCATCCGTCACGTCTGGATACCAATAAAGTCAATGCGCAGCAGGCACGCCGTTTCCTGGATCGTGTCGTGGGCTTTATGATTTCGCCATTGCTTTGGGAAAAGATTGCGCGTGGTCTGTCAGCCGGTCGTGTACAGTCGGTTGCGGTGAAGCTAGTGGTCGAGCGTGAACGTGAAATTCGTGCCTTCATTCCTGAAGAATACTGGCAGGTGTTTGCCGATACCAAATCGAAAAAAGATGATATTCGTCTCGAAGCGGTCAAGCAAAATGGCAAGACGCTCAAGCTACGCAATAAAGACGAAACTGATACCTTATTAAACCTGATCAAAGATGCGGATTATACGGTTTCTGCACGTGAAGATAAGCCAACCAAGGTTAATCCAAGTGCGCCGTATATCACGTCAACGCTACAACAGGCAGCCAGTACCCGTCTCGGTTTTTCTGTGAAGAAAACCATGATGCTGGCGCAGCGCCTGTATGAAGCCGGTTTCATTACCTATATGCGTACCGACTCGACATTCTTGAGTGATGATGCGGTGAATATGGTGCGTGGGCATATCGAATCTGAATTTGGCGAGAAGTATTTACCTGCCAAGCCGAACCGTTATGGCAATAAAGCCGGTGCGCAAGAAGCGCATGAAGCCATTCGTCCATCTATGGTTGGCTTAAAAGGCGACAGCCTAGTGGGTGTTGAGCGTGATGCACAGCGCCTCTATGACTTGATCTGGCGCCAGTTTGTTGCCTGTCAGATGACTCCGGCAGAATATTTGTCTTCTACCATTTTAGTGGATGCCAATGGCGTGGAACTGAAAGCTAAAGGCCGTACCTTGGTCTTTGATGGCTTTACTCGCGTGCGTGGTGCCAATAAAGCCGATGACGATATTTTATTGCCTGCGGTCAAAGTCGGTGAAGTGCTTAAACTTGAGAAACTTGATCCATCTCAACATTTCACCAAGCCACCGGCACGTTTTACCGAAGCCTCACTGGTCAAAGAACTGGAGAAAAAAGGCATTGGCCGTCCATCGACCTATGCTGCAATCATCTCGACCATTCAGGATCGTGGTTATGTGAAACTGGATAACCGTCGTCTCTATGCCGAGAAGATGGGCGAAATCGTCACCGATCGTCTGAATGAAAATTTTAGTAATCTGATGAACTATGCCTTTACCGCAGATCTTGAAGGTCAGCTGGATAAGGTAGCAGATGGTGAGCGTAACTGGAAAGAGCTATTAGACAGCTTCTATGGCGATTTTAAACAACGTTTGACTACAGCGCAGGGTGAAAACGGAATGCGCCGTAATCAGCCTGTAGAAGTGGATGCGGTACACTGTAAAGAATGTGACCGTCCGATGCAGATCCGTACCGGAACCACAGGTGTATTCTTGGGTTGTTCAGGCTATAACTTGCCGCCGAAAGAGCGTTGTAAGGGAACCTTGAACCTGACACCAGTTGAGTCTCTGGCTGCATTGTCTGATGATGAGGCTGCGGAAACTGCTGACCTGATGTCGAAGAAGCGTTGTCCGATCTGTGAAACTGCCATGGACAGCTATGTGATTGATGGCGGTCGTAAACTGCATATCTGTGGGAATAACCCGGACTGTAGTGGTTTTGAACTTGAAGAAGGCGAGTTCAAAATTAAAGGCTATGATGGCCCAAGCATTCCATGCGACAAGTGTGATGGCGAAATGCAGCTGAAGACAGGCCGTTTTGGTCCTTACTTTGCCTGTACCAGCTGTGACAATACCCGTAAAGTCTTAAAGAGCGGTCAGCCTGCGCCTCCACGTGTGGATCCGATCAAGATGGAGCATTTACGTTCTGCCAAGCATGACGATTTCTTTGTACTGCGTGACGGTGCAGCCGGTTTATTCCTGGCGGCGAGCAAGTTCCCGAAAGTGCGTGAAACCCGTGCACCGAAAGTGGCCGAGATTCGTTCTGTTGCTGATCAGCTTGATCCAAAGTATCAGTTTATCTTGCAGGCACCTGATGTGGACCCGGAAGGGAATCCGACTCTGGTAAAATTTAGCCGTAAGAACCAGTCACAATATATTGGTTCGGAAACTGCAGAAGGCAAGCAAACCAAATGGTCTCTGGTTTACCAGGACGGAAAATGGGTTGAAGCCTAAATTCTAAGATTCAAAAAATGCTGACGAAAGTCGGCATTTTTTATGTCAGAATCATTTATACAAAAAATTAAAAATAATATTTTGGGGTGGATGTGGATATTCAGACAAAAAAGTTCGCTGTATTAATCGATGCGGATAATTCTTCTATCAACGCGATTTCATCAGTGTTGGAAGAAGTTGCGAAATATGGCATTGCCAGTGTCAAACGTGTGTATGGGGACTGGAGTAGCGAAACTTTAAAGAAATGGCGAGATGTACTCCTTCCTCATGCCATCACTCCGGTACAACAATTCGCTTATACCAGGGGTAAAGATGCGACGGACATGATCCTGATCATTGATGCTATGGATTTACTTTATGCAGGTGCATTAGATGGATTTTGTATCGTATCCAGCGATAGCGATTTCACGCCCTTAGCTTCACGTATTCGTGAAAATGGTCTAACAGTGTATGGCTTTGGCAAAAAAGCTACGCCTGAAGCATTTAAGAAAGCCTGTGACAAGTTCATTTATATCGAAAACTTACTTGTAGATAGTGAAATTAAAAATAATGAGGATGGTGAAGAAACAGGATCAATAGATAAAAAAGTTTCGGAGATTATCAAGACTAATGGACAAAAAACTATATCTGCGCAAAAGGAAATTCAGTTACCTGAAGGGATGGATCGAGCTACGCTTAACTTAATTTATAAAGCTGTAAAAGATAATGCCGATGATAATGGATGGGCGAATTTAGGGATGGTCGGGCAGTATATCAGTGCAGTAAAGCCTGATTTTGACTCTCGTAACTATGGTAGAGCCAAATTGTCAGGATTAATAAAAACTTTAAATTTATTTGAAACAAAAATAGAAATGAGTCAGATGTATTTAAGAAAAATGAAAAAGCAGAGTGTGTAATCGATATGTGGAAAAAGATTCGGATTCTGATTTTATTAATCATCTTATTGATTGTCGCGGTCAATGCCTATCGTGATCAAAACCAGAACTGGTCAAAGCCGATTATTGTGTTGCTGCATCCGATTAATGCCGATGGATTACCGACCACACAGCAATATATCCAGCAACTGTCAGCTCAGGACCTGAATGGAGCACGGGAATATCTGGAAAAAGCAGCTCAGCAGTATCGCGGACAGCCAACTTATTTTTATTTTAATTTAGGCCGTGAGCTTAAAGTTCTACCACCCAAAGTCCCTGAGCAAGCCTCGCTCATCGATACAGTTTTATGGAGTTTAAAATTCCGGTTCTATGC from Acinetobacter lwoffii encodes the following:
- the topA gene encoding type I DNA topoisomerase, with amino-acid sequence MANAPRSTSKSSTAKSPDAGSKRALVIVESPAKAKTINKYLGPNYIVKSSVGHVRDLPTGGSAKSTEKKPATRTKLTDAEKAEKSQNALINRMGVDPEHDWKAKYEVLPGKEHVVAELKKLASQVDEVYLATDMDREGEAIAWHLKEVIGGDDSRYQRVVFNEITKNAIQDAFKHPSRLDTNKVNAQQARRFLDRVVGFMISPLLWEKIARGLSAGRVQSVAVKLVVEREREIRAFIPEEYWQVFADTKSKKDDIRLEAVKQNGKTLKLRNKDETDTLLNLIKDADYTVSAREDKPTKVNPSAPYITSTLQQAASTRLGFSVKKTMMLAQRLYEAGFITYMRTDSTFLSDDAVNMVRGHIESEFGEKYLPAKPNRYGNKAGAQEAHEAIRPSMVGLKGDSLVGVERDAQRLYDLIWRQFVACQMTPAEYLSSTILVDANGVELKAKGRTLVFDGFTRVRGANKADDDILLPAVKVGEVLKLEKLDPSQHFTKPPARFTEASLVKELEKKGIGRPSTYAAIISTIQDRGYVKLDNRRLYAEKMGEIVTDRLNENFSNLMNYAFTADLEGQLDKVADGERNWKELLDSFYGDFKQRLTTAQGENGMRRNQPVEVDAVHCKECDRPMQIRTGTTGVFLGCSGYNLPPKERCKGTLNLTPVESLAALSDDEAAETADLMSKKRCPICETAMDSYVIDGGRKLHICGNNPDCSGFELEEGEFKIKGYDGPSIPCDKCDGEMQLKTGRFGPYFACTSCDNTRKVLKSGQPAPPRVDPIKMEHLRSAKHDDFFVLRDGAAGLFLAASKFPKVRETRAPKVAEIRSVADQLDPKYQFILQAPDVDPEGNPTLVKFSRKNQSQYIGSETAEGKQTKWSLVYQDGKWVEA
- a CDS encoding NYN domain-containing protein, coding for MDIQTKKFAVLIDADNSSINAISSVLEEVAKYGIASVKRVYGDWSSETLKKWRDVLLPHAITPVQQFAYTRGKDATDMILIIDAMDLLYAGALDGFCIVSSDSDFTPLASRIRENGLTVYGFGKKATPEAFKKACDKFIYIENLLVDSEIKNNEDGEETGSIDKKVSEIIKTNGQKTISAQKEIQLPEGMDRATLNLIYKAVKDNADDNGWANLGMVGQYISAVKPDFDSRNYGRAKLSGLIKTLNLFETKIEMSQMYLRKMKKQSV